One genomic region from Cyanobium usitatum str. Tous encodes:
- the aroC gene encoding chorismate synthase, which produces MGSSFGDLFRISTFGESHGGGVGVIIDGCPPRLELDLEAIQAELDRRKPGQSKITTPRKEDDQVEILSGLLDGVTLGTPIAMVVRNKDQRPQDYREMEVAFRPSHADATYQAKYGIQARSGGGRASARETIGRVAAGAIAKQLLAKAHGTEVIAWVERIHNLEASIDPEQVTLAAVEANIVRCPDQAMAGQMIERIEAIGREGDSCGGVITCLVRQAPMGLGMPVFDKLEADLAKAVMSLPATKGFEIGSGFAGTLLKGSEHNDAFLPTGDGSLHTATNNSGGIQGGISNGEQIVIRVAFKPTATIRKAQQTINDRGEATTLEAKGRHDPCVLPRAVPMVEAMVALVLADHLLRQKGQCGLW; this is translated from the coding sequence ATGGGCAGCAGCTTCGGAGATCTCTTTCGGATCAGCACCTTCGGCGAATCCCATGGCGGCGGGGTTGGCGTAATCATCGACGGCTGCCCGCCCAGGCTGGAGCTGGATCTTGAAGCGATCCAGGCCGAACTCGACCGCCGCAAGCCAGGCCAGAGCAAGATCACCACCCCCCGCAAGGAGGATGACCAGGTCGAAATTCTCAGTGGCCTGCTCGATGGCGTGACCCTCGGCACACCGATCGCGATGGTGGTGCGCAACAAAGATCAACGCCCGCAGGACTACAGGGAGATGGAAGTGGCCTTCCGTCCCTCCCACGCCGATGCCACCTACCAAGCGAAGTACGGCATACAAGCCCGCAGCGGCGGTGGCCGGGCTTCAGCCCGTGAAACCATCGGCCGAGTAGCTGCCGGGGCGATCGCCAAACAGCTGCTGGCCAAGGCCCACGGCACCGAAGTGATCGCCTGGGTGGAGCGCATCCACAACCTTGAGGCTTCGATCGACCCAGAACAGGTGACCCTGGCGGCTGTGGAAGCAAATATCGTGCGCTGCCCAGACCAAGCCATGGCCGGCCAGATGATCGAGCGCATTGAGGCAATCGGCCGGGAGGGCGATTCCTGCGGCGGCGTGATCACCTGCCTGGTGCGCCAGGCGCCAATGGGCCTTGGCATGCCCGTATTTGACAAGCTCGAAGCGGACCTGGCCAAGGCGGTGATGTCGCTGCCGGCCACCAAGGGGTTTGAAATCGGCTCGGGCTTCGCAGGCACCTTGCTCAAGGGCAGCGAGCACAACGATGCCTTCCTGCCCACAGGCGATGGCTCCCTGCACACAGCCACCAACAATTCCGGTGGCATCCAGGGGGGCATCAGCAACGGCGAGCAAATCGTGATTCGGGTGGCCTTCAAGCCCACCGCCACGATCCGCAAGGCCCAGCAGACGATCAATGACCGCGGTGAGGCCACCACCCTGGAGGCCAAGGGCCGGCACGACCCTTGTGTACTGCCGCGGGCCGTGCCGATGGTGGAAGCGATGGTGGCCTTAGTGCTCGCCGATCACTTGCTACGCCAAAAGGGCCAGTGCGGCCTGTGGTAG
- a CDS encoding CPBP family intramembrane glutamic endopeptidase yields the protein MEPPAAAANAAVRPHWWGTLFYVPLLYLAGWLVARPLALLAPNWRSDQVDLAGLVVALILLLASLPLRLRRVWQEPNPWRRLGLAVPAALALRSGVRGLLKALLLLALVATGLMLAGQAQWLGELNGALLLNGLLLLAGVGFAEELLFRGWLWGELELQLGARRALVLQALIFALLHPWYRAPGLEALGLLGGLFLLGLVLALQRRADAGSLWGAIGLHGGLVGGWFLVQKGLLQISPAAPGWLVGPGGADINPIGGLIGWIGLGALLWVRRRWWSKDGASASP from the coding sequence ATGGAGCCGCCTGCTGCGGCAGCCAACGCGGCAGTGCGGCCGCACTGGTGGGGCACCTTGTTTTACGTGCCCTTGCTCTACCTAGCCGGCTGGTTGGTGGCCAGGCCGCTTGCCCTGCTAGCCCCCAATTGGCGCTCCGACCAGGTGGATCTGGCGGGTCTGGTCGTGGCCTTAATTTTGTTGCTTGCAAGTCTGCCTTTGAGGCTGAGGCGGGTCTGGCAGGAGCCCAATCCCTGGCGGCGCCTGGGCTTGGCTGTGCCAGCTGCCCTTGCCCTACGCAGCGGCGTGCGGGGGCTGCTGAAGGCGCTGCTGTTGCTTGCTCTAGTAGCCACGGGCTTAATGCTCGCGGGCCAAGCCCAATGGCTTGGGGAGCTCAATGGAGCCCTGCTGCTCAACGGCCTGCTGCTGCTAGCCGGGGTGGGATTTGCCGAAGAGCTGCTATTTCGCGGCTGGCTATGGGGCGAACTTGAGCTCCAGCTGGGGGCCCGCCGGGCGCTGGTGCTGCAGGCGCTGATCTTTGCCCTGCTGCACCCTTGGTATCGGGCCCCTGGGCTCGAGGCCTTGGGGCTGCTGGGGGGCCTATTTCTGTTGGGTCTGGTGCTGGCTCTTCAGCGGCGAGCCGACGCGGGCTCCCTATGGGGAGCAATAGGCCTGCATGGCGGCCTGGTGGGGGGTTGGTTTTTGGTGCAGAAGGGCCTGCTGCAGATTTCCCCAGCAGCGCCTGGCTGGCTGGTAGGGCCCGGTGGCGCCGACATCAATCCGATCGGCGGACTGATTGGCTGGATAGGCCTAGGCGCCCTGCTCTGGGTTCGCCGCCGCTGGTGGAGCAAGGACGGGGCTAGCGCGTCGCCGTAG
- a CDS encoding LL-diaminopimelate aminotransferase — protein sequence MAQVNGNYLKLKAGYLFPEIARRVKAFSEANPEAPIIRLGIGDVTEPLPEACRNAMKAAIDEMGSREGFHGYGPEQGYLWLREKIAAQDFQARGCQISAEEIFVSDGSKCDSANILDILGEGNRIAVTDPVYPVYVDSNVMAGRTGDADDVGRYGGLTYLPITAANGFTAEIPSEKVDLIYLCFPNNPTGAVATKAQLQAWVDYARANDALILFDAAYEAFIQDPELPHSIYEIAGARECAIEFRSFSKNAGFTGTRCALTVVPRGLMGTAANGERVELWALWNRRQCTKFNGVSYIVQRGAEAVYAPEGQAQVKALVAFYMENAAIIRRELSAAGIQVYGGEQAPYVWLKTPENLDSWGFFDHLLSNAHVVGTPGSGFGAAGEGYFRLSAFNSRENVEEAMGRIRAL from the coding sequence ATGGCCCAGGTCAACGGCAACTACCTCAAGCTCAAGGCTGGCTACCTGTTTCCAGAGATCGCCCGGCGGGTGAAGGCCTTCAGCGAGGCCAACCCTGAGGCGCCGATCATCCGCCTCGGCATCGGCGACGTCACCGAGCCGCTGCCAGAAGCCTGCCGCAACGCCATGAAAGCGGCCATCGATGAGATGGGCAGCCGCGAGGGCTTCCACGGCTACGGCCCCGAGCAGGGCTACCTGTGGCTGCGCGAGAAGATCGCGGCGCAGGATTTTCAGGCCCGCGGCTGCCAGATCAGCGCAGAGGAGATCTTCGTCTCCGACGGCTCAAAGTGCGACAGCGCCAACATCCTCGACATCCTCGGCGAGGGCAACCGCATCGCCGTGACAGACCCGGTTTACCCGGTTTATGTAGACAGCAATGTGATGGCAGGCCGCACCGGCGACGCCGATGACGTTGGGCGCTACGGCGGCCTCACCTACCTGCCGATCACCGCTGCCAACGGCTTCACCGCCGAGATCCCCAGCGAGAAGGTGGATCTGATCTACCTGTGCTTCCCCAACAACCCCACCGGCGCTGTAGCCACCAAGGCGCAGCTGCAGGCCTGGGTCGATTACGCCCGCGCCAACGATGCCCTGATCCTGTTTGACGCCGCCTACGAGGCCTTCATCCAGGACCCCGAGCTACCCCACTCGATCTACGAAATCGCAGGCGCCCGGGAGTGCGCCATTGAGTTTCGCTCCTTTTCCAAGAACGCCGGCTTCACAGGCACCCGCTGCGCCCTCACCGTGGTGCCCCGCGGCCTAATGGGCACTGCCGCCAATGGCGAACGGGTGGAGCTGTGGGCCCTGTGGAACAGGCGCCAGTGCACCAAATTCAACGGCGTCAGCTACATCGTGCAGCGGGGCGCCGAAGCTGTGTATGCACCTGAAGGCCAGGCCCAAGTGAAAGCCCTGGTGGCCTTTTACATGGAGAACGCGGCGATCATCCGGCGCGAGCTCAGCGCCGCGGGCATCCAGGTGTATGGCGGCGAGCAGGCCCCCTACGTGTGGCTGAAAACCCCCGAAAACTTGGATTCCTGGGGCTTCTTCGACCACCTGCTTAGCAATGCCCACGTGGTGGGCACCCCCGGCAGCGGCTTCGGCGCCGCCGGTGAGGGCTACTTCCGCCTTTCGGCCTTCAACAGCCGGGAGAACGTGGAGGAAGCCATGGGGCGCATCCGGGCCCTTTAA
- the psbA gene encoding photosystem II q(b) protein translates to MTTTIQQRQGASAWNQFCDWVTSTNNRLYVGWFGVLMIPCLLAATICFIVAFIAAPPVDIDGIREPVAGSLMYGNNIISGAVVPSSNAIGLHFYPIWEAASLDEWLYNGGPFQLVVFHFLIGIYAYMGREWELSYRLGMRPWICVAYSAPVAAASAVFLVYPFGQGSFSDAMPLGISGTFNYMLVFQAEHNILMHPFHMLGVAGVFGGSLFSAMHGSLVTSSLVRETTESESQNYGYKFGQEEETYNIVAAHGYFGRLIFQYASFNNSRSLHFFLAAWPVVGIWFTALGVSTMAFNLNGFNFNQSILDGQGRVVNTWADVLNRAGLGMEVMHERNAHNFPLDLAAATATPVALTAPAIG, encoded by the coding sequence ATGACAACCACTATTCAGCAGCGCCAAGGCGCTTCTGCGTGGAACCAGTTTTGCGACTGGGTCACCTCCACCAACAACCGCCTCTACGTGGGCTGGTTCGGTGTGCTGATGATCCCCTGCCTGCTGGCTGCCACCATCTGCTTCATCGTGGCCTTCATCGCCGCACCCCCTGTCGACATCGACGGCATCCGTGAGCCCGTAGCTGGCTCCCTGATGTACGGCAACAACATCATCTCCGGTGCTGTTGTTCCTTCCAGCAACGCCATCGGCCTGCACTTCTACCCAATCTGGGAAGCCGCCAGCCTCGATGAGTGGCTCTACAACGGTGGTCCTTTCCAGCTGGTGGTCTTCCACTTCCTGATCGGCATCTACGCCTACATGGGCCGCGAGTGGGAGCTTTCCTACCGCTTGGGCATGCGCCCCTGGATCTGCGTTGCCTACAGCGCTCCTGTGGCCGCAGCATCTGCCGTGTTCCTGGTGTATCCCTTCGGTCAAGGCTCCTTCTCGGACGCCATGCCCCTGGGCATCTCCGGCACCTTCAACTACATGTTGGTGTTCCAGGCTGAGCACAACATCTTGATGCACCCCTTCCACATGCTGGGAGTGGCTGGCGTCTTCGGTGGCAGCCTGTTCTCCGCCATGCACGGTTCACTCGTTACCAGCAGCCTGGTGCGTGAGACCACCGAGAGCGAGAGCCAGAACTACGGCTACAAGTTTGGCCAAGAAGAGGAGACCTACAACATCGTGGCTGCTCACGGCTACTTCGGTCGCCTGATCTTCCAATACGCCTCCTTCAACAACAGCCGCAGCCTCCACTTCTTCCTGGCTGCCTGGCCCGTGGTTGGCATCTGGTTCACCGCCCTGGGCGTGAGCACGATGGCCTTCAACCTGAACGGTTTCAACTTCAACCAGTCGATCCTCGACGGCCAAGGCCGTGTGGTGAACACCTGGGCCGACGTTCTGAACCGCGCTGGTCTCGGTATGGAAGTGATGCACGAGCGCAATGCTCACAACTTCCCGCTTGACCTGGCTGCTGCTACTGCCACACCCGTGGCACTGACCGCACCTGCAATCGGTTGA
- a CDS encoding bifunctional 4-hydroxy-2-oxoglutarate aldolase/2-dehydro-3-deoxy-phosphogluconate aldolase has product MVLRAYDLLELLPRLERLQGLGVQHVELAWSTHPRWVAQASELRQRFAHLRLGAASVVDLAGLEAAAAAGLGYAVSPVLDRGLIEAAMALRLQFVPGVMSPSEVHLARLWGCSIVKLFPAAALGRSYWQRLAAPLAGAAGLPFCIAAGGLGPADVEPWLAAGVDAVALGGSLVNPADWESLARLVERLRP; this is encoded by the coding sequence GTGGTGCTTCGTGCTTATGACCTGCTTGAGCTGCTGCCCCGTTTAGAGCGTTTGCAGGGGCTGGGTGTTCAGCATGTAGAGCTTGCTTGGAGCACTCATCCCCGTTGGGTTGCCCAGGCGAGTGAGCTTCGTCAGCGCTTCGCCCATTTGCGCTTGGGTGCGGCTTCGGTAGTCGACTTGGCTGGCCTTGAAGCTGCTGCTGCCGCTGGCCTGGGCTATGCGGTTTCACCGGTGCTGGATCGTGGCTTGATTGAGGCTGCAATGGCTTTGCGTTTGCAGTTCGTGCCAGGCGTGATGTCTCCATCAGAGGTGCATCTAGCCCGTTTGTGGGGATGCTCGATCGTCAAGCTCTTCCCCGCCGCCGCGCTGGGTCGCTCCTATTGGCAACGACTCGCAGCTCCTCTGGCTGGCGCTGCTGGCTTGCCCTTCTGCATTGCGGCAGGTGGACTTGGCCCTGCTGATGTGGAGCCCTGGCTGGCTGCCGGAGTTGATGCGGTCGCCTTGGGTGGTTCGCTGGTCAACCCCGCCGATTGGGAGTCGTTGGCCAGGCTTGTCGAGCGCCTGAGGCCCTAG
- the clpS gene encoding ATP-dependent Clp protease adapter ClpS: MPIATQSPGRESGGAAVMEKAPERVRKPSPRYKVLLHNDPVNSMEYVVTTLRQVVPSLSEQDAIAVMLEAHNTGVGLVIVCDLEPAEFYCETLKGKGLSSSLEPES, encoded by the coding sequence ATGCCAATCGCCACCCAGAGTCCCGGCCGCGAGAGCGGCGGGGCAGCCGTGATGGAGAAGGCCCCGGAGCGGGTGCGAAAACCATCGCCTCGCTACAAGGTGCTGCTGCACAACGATCCCGTCAACTCGATGGAATACGTGGTGACCACCTTGCGCCAAGTAGTGCCCTCGCTCAGCGAGCAGGACGCCATTGCCGTAATGCTGGAAGCCCACAACACCGGCGTAGGCCTAGTGATCGTCTGCGATCTAGAGCCCGCTGAGTTTTATTGCGAAACCCTGAAGGGCAAGGGCCTGAGCAGCAGCCTCGAGCCCGAAAGCTGA
- a CDS encoding photosystem II high light acclimation radical SAM protein: protein MAVSAASDQRVLLVRLPCNPIFPIGPIYLADHLHKQFPQLPQRILDLAAVPLLDVEQVLLQAVEAFRPTLLVFSWRDIQIYAPVDGRGGNPLQNSFEVFYARNPLRRLRGALGGLGLMASFYGELWRNLRLVRRGLRRARRFEPQATAVLGGGAVSVFYEQLGRKLPKGTVVSVGEGEPLLEKLIRGESLAAERCFIAGDEPRPGLIHEQPGGMEKTACNYAYIGEIWPQLDWYLDGGDFYVGVQTKRGCPHNCCYCVYTVVEGKQVRVNPVAEVIAEMGQLYAKGVRGFWFTDAQFIPARRYIDDAKELLRAIQAQGWSDIRWAAYIRADNLDAELAELMVATGMDYFEIGITSGSQELVRKMRMGYNLRTVLENCRLLARAGFREHVSVNYSFNVIDERPETIRQTVAYHRELERIFGADKVEPAIFFIGLQPHTHLEQYGFDQGLIKPGYNPMSMLPWTARQLLWNPEPMGSTFGRICLEAFERNPGDFGRTVMDLLERDYGLAPLEEALHAPVEGRKALATATR from the coding sequence ATGGCCGTGAGCGCCGCGAGCGACCAAAGGGTGCTGCTAGTGCGGCTTCCCTGCAATCCAATTTTTCCGATCGGCCCGATCTACCTGGCTGATCACCTGCATAAGCAGTTCCCGCAGCTGCCTCAGCGGATTCTTGATCTGGCGGCAGTGCCCCTGCTTGATGTGGAGCAGGTGCTGCTGCAGGCAGTTGAGGCATTTCGGCCCACCCTGCTGGTGTTCTCCTGGCGCGACATCCAGATTTATGCGCCCGTGGATGGTCGTGGCGGCAATCCACTGCAGAACTCTTTTGAGGTGTTTTATGCCCGCAATCCCCTGCGGCGCCTGCGCGGTGCCTTGGGTGGTCTGGGGTTGATGGCTTCCTTTTACGGTGAGCTATGGCGCAATTTGCGGCTGGTACGCCGCGGCCTGCGCCGGGCCCGCCGCTTCGAGCCCCAGGCCACCGCTGTGCTGGGAGGGGGCGCGGTGAGTGTGTTTTATGAGCAGCTGGGCCGCAAGCTGCCCAAGGGCACCGTGGTGTCGGTGGGAGAAGGGGAGCCCCTGCTGGAAAAGCTGATCCGTGGCGAATCCCTGGCGGCGGAGCGCTGCTTCATCGCCGGCGACGAGCCCCGACCCGGCCTGATCCATGAGCAGCCCGGCGGCATGGAGAAAACCGCCTGCAACTACGCCTATATCGGTGAGATTTGGCCCCAGCTCGACTGGTATCTCGACGGCGGCGACTTCTACGTGGGCGTCCAGACCAAGCGTGGCTGTCCCCACAACTGCTGCTACTGCGTGTACACCGTGGTGGAAGGGAAGCAGGTGCGGGTCAACCCGGTGGCGGAGGTGATCGCCGAGATGGGCCAGCTCTACGCCAAGGGCGTGCGGGGGTTTTGGTTCACCGATGCCCAGTTCATCCCGGCCCGGCGCTACATCGATGATGCCAAGGAGCTGCTGCGGGCGATTCAGGCCCAGGGTTGGAGCGATATCCGCTGGGCCGCCTACATCCGCGCCGACAACCTCGACGCCGAGCTGGCTGAGCTGATGGTGGCCACCGGCATGGATTACTTCGAGATCGGCATCACCTCCGGCTCCCAGGAGCTCGTGCGCAAGATGCGCATGGGCTACAACCTGCGCACCGTGCTCGAAAACTGCCGCTTGCTGGCCCGGGCAGGTTTCCGCGAGCACGTGTCGGTGAATTACTCGTTCAACGTGATCGACGAGCGGCCCGAAACCATCCGCCAGACCGTGGCCTACCACCGCGAGCTGGAGCGCATCTTCGGTGCCGACAAGGTGGAGCCGGCGATCTTTTTCATCGGCCTGCAGCCCCACACCCACCTGGAGCAGTACGGCTTTGATCAGGGCCTGATCAAGCCCGGCTACAACCCGATGAGCATGCTGCCTTGGACGGCTCGCCAGCTGCTCTGGAACCCCGAGCCGATGGGCAGCACCTTCGGCCGCATCTGTCTAGAGGCTTTCGAGCGCAACCCCGGGGATTTCGGTCGCACCGTGATGGACCTCCTTGAGCGTGATTACGGCCTCGCCCCACTGGAGGAGGCCCTGCATGCTCCGGTGGAGGGGCGCAAAGCCCTGGCTACGGCGACGCGCTAG
- a CDS encoding ATP-binding protein translates to MPATPAITVQFGTYAAEMHGYLPRQAQLALSKALNRAPAALLLGPRQCGKSTLARQLLAERGDAVLLDLQDRSDRARLQEPELFFEAHRHDLVCLDEIQLLPDFFNLLRAEIDRDRRPGRFLLLGSASGPLLHQSQESLAGRIAQVELTPFLLSEVAPAIRWQQLWLRGGFPESLLASADDDSIDWREDFIRTFLGRDIAALELGLPLPLMERLWRLLAHLQGQTLNASRLAGLLDLSSARLQKLLAALEHTFMLRRLPPLEANLSKRLVHSPKLYLRDSGLLHNLLGIESYDDLLAHPQAGESWEGFVIEQLIAAHPRWRPHFLRTSHGAELDLVLERGQRRRVYEIKLSKAPKLSRGFHELVEQLQPEQASLIAPVETSFEIRPGIWVQPPLEVGQQPA, encoded by the coding sequence ATGCCCGCAACACCGGCAATAACCGTGCAATTTGGCACCTATGCTGCAGAAATGCACGGTTATCTGCCCAGGCAAGCCCAGCTGGCGCTCAGCAAGGCCCTGAACCGGGCGCCGGCGGCCCTGCTGCTGGGACCCCGGCAGTGCGGCAAATCAACGCTGGCGCGCCAACTATTGGCCGAGCGCGGTGATGCCGTATTGCTCGACTTGCAGGACCGGAGCGATCGAGCCCGCCTGCAGGAGCCGGAGCTGTTCTTCGAGGCCCACCGCCACGACCTGGTGTGCCTCGACGAAATCCAGCTACTGCCAGATTTTTTCAATCTGCTGCGCGCCGAGATCGACCGGGATCGCCGGCCCGGCCGGTTCCTACTGCTGGGCTCGGCCTCCGGCCCGCTGCTGCACCAGAGCCAGGAAAGCCTGGCCGGCCGCATCGCCCAGGTGGAGCTCACCCCGTTTCTGCTGAGCGAAGTGGCCCCCGCCATCCGCTGGCAGCAGCTGTGGCTGCGCGGCGGCTTCCCCGAGAGCCTGCTGGCTAGTGCAGACGACGACAGCATCGACTGGCGCGAGGATTTCATCCGCACCTTCCTGGGCCGCGACATCGCCGCCCTGGAGCTCGGGCTGCCGCTGCCATTGATGGAGCGGCTGTGGCGGTTGCTGGCCCACCTCCAGGGTCAAACCCTCAATGCCAGCCGGCTAGCGGGCCTGCTGGATCTCAGCAGCGCCCGGTTGCAGAAGCTGCTGGCGGCGCTGGAGCACACCTTCATGCTGCGGCGTCTACCGCCCCTGGAGGCCAACCTGAGCAAGAGACTGGTGCACTCCCCCAAGCTCTACCTGCGCGACAGCGGCCTGCTGCACAACCTGCTCGGCATCGAGAGCTACGACGATCTGCTGGCCCACCCGCAGGCCGGTGAGAGCTGGGAGGGTTTCGTGATTGAGCAGCTGATCGCCGCCCATCCGCGCTGGCGTCCCCATTTCCTGCGCACCAGCCACGGCGCCGAACTCGACCTGGTGCTGGAGCGGGGCCAGCGCCGGCGGGTCTATGAAATCAAGCTCTCCAAAGCACCGAAGCTCTCCCGCGGCTTCCATGAGCTGGTGGAGCAGCTCCAACCGGAGCAGGCCTCACTGATCGCCCCGGTGGAAACGAGCTTCGAGATCCGCCCGGGCATCTGGGTGCAACCGCCCCTGGAGGTGGGCCAGCAACCCGCATAG
- the nth gene encoding endonuclease III — protein sequence MKRQERAALIMERLQQHYPETPVPLDHSDPFTLLVAVLLSAQCTDKKVNEVTPALFAAGQDPAAMAALSEETILAHIRQLGLARTKARNVKRLAELLLERHRGMVPRSFEQLEDLPGVGHKTASVVMAQAFGVPAFPVDTHIHRLAQRWGLSSGKSVVQTEHDLKTLFPKEAWNRLHLQIIFYGREFCTARGCDGTICPLCRELYPRRRTAVIWRKP from the coding sequence TTGAAGAGGCAGGAGCGTGCCGCCCTGATCATGGAGCGGCTGCAGCAGCACTACCCCGAAACCCCTGTACCTCTCGACCACAGCGATCCCTTCACGCTGCTGGTGGCGGTTCTACTGAGCGCCCAATGCACAGATAAGAAGGTCAACGAGGTCACCCCGGCCCTGTTTGCGGCTGGCCAGGACCCTGCCGCGATGGCAGCCCTGAGTGAGGAGACGATCCTGGCCCATATCCGCCAGCTTGGCCTGGCTCGCACCAAGGCTCGCAATGTCAAGCGCCTTGCCGAGCTCTTGCTTGAGCGCCATCGCGGCATGGTGCCCCGCAGCTTTGAACAGCTTGAGGACCTGCCTGGGGTTGGTCATAAAACCGCAAGCGTGGTGATGGCCCAGGCCTTCGGTGTGCCCGCCTTCCCCGTAGACACCCACATCCACCGATTGGCGCAGCGTTGGGGTCTGAGCAGTGGCAAGAGCGTTGTGCAAACGGAGCATGATCTCAAGACCTTGTTTCCGAAGGAAGCCTGGAATCGCTTGCACCTGCAGATCATTTTTTATGGGCGCGAATTCTGCACGGCCCGGGGTTGTGATGGCACCATCTGCCCGCTGTGCCGGGAGCTCTATCCCCGCCGGCGCACTGCTGTGATCTGGCGTAAGCCCTGA
- the cofG gene encoding 7,8-didemethyl-8-hydroxy-5-deazariboflavin synthase subunit CofG, which yields MHPISGADVGVRRITWSPSVTLVPTRFCFNSCGYCSFRRPPDGLDPLADGLSDAEAQAALRRRPWAAEVLLLSGEVSPGSPQRRAWFGRLLALSRLAWIEGRLPHTNAGPLSIAEMAALGRLNGSMGLMLEGLGPAYDALHRQSPSKSLAVRLGQLEQAGRLGIPFTTGLLLGVGESLGDRFAALELLAQLQRRWGHLQEVILQPFRPDATSAQLLNATEQADLLGTIAAARTILPPEVHLQLPPNLWPLQELPAALAAGIDDLGGIDSSDVINRAYPQPTPSQLAEVLAQAGYELTPRLCVHQAWRRCLPLAMRRQALRAESRLLASKSSGLRSPWP from the coding sequence ATGCATCCCATCAGCGGCGCTGATGTCGGGGTGCGGCGGATCACCTGGAGCCCCAGCGTCACCCTGGTGCCCACCCGCTTCTGTTTCAACTCCTGCGGCTATTGCAGCTTTCGGCGCCCCCCAGATGGCCTAGATCCTTTAGCTGATGGGCTCAGTGATGCCGAGGCGCAAGCGGCATTGAGGCGGCGCCCTTGGGCTGCGGAGGTGCTGTTGCTCAGCGGCGAGGTGTCGCCTGGCTCTCCCCAGCGCCGCGCCTGGTTCGGCCGGCTACTGGCCCTTAGTCGTCTGGCCTGGATAGAAGGCCGGCTGCCGCACACAAACGCGGGCCCCCTCTCCATCGCTGAAATGGCCGCCTTGGGCCGGCTTAATGGCTCCATGGGGCTGATGCTGGAAGGGCTCGGCCCGGCCTACGACGCCCTGCATCGCCAATCTCCGAGCAAAAGCTTGGCGGTGCGACTGGGCCAATTGGAGCAGGCCGGTCGTTTGGGGATCCCCTTCACCACGGGGTTGTTGCTGGGCGTGGGGGAGTCTCTGGGCGACAGGTTCGCGGCCCTGGAGCTGCTGGCCCAGCTGCAGCGCCGCTGGGGTCACTTGCAGGAGGTGATCCTGCAGCCCTTTCGCCCGGATGCCACTTCTGCGCAGTTGCTCAATGCCACTGAGCAGGCCGACCTGCTTGGCACCATTGCCGCTGCCCGGACAATCCTGCCGCCGGAAGTGCACTTGCAGTTGCCACCAAATCTTTGGCCCTTGCAAGAGCTGCCTGCTGCCCTGGCGGCGGGCATCGATGATCTCGGCGGCATCGATAGCAGTGACGTGATCAACCGCGCCTATCCCCAGCCCACGCCAAGCCAGTTGGCGGAAGTGCTTGCCCAGGCTGGCTACGAGCTGACCCCCCGGCTGTGCGTCCATCAAGCCTGGCGCCGCTGTTTGCCGCTGGCCATGCGGCGCCAGGCTCTCCGCGCCGAATCAAGGTTGTTAGCGTCCAAATCTTCCGGACTCAGGAGTCCATGGCCGTGA